CGTCTCCTTCACCTCCCGATCCTCGAGAGAGTGGTAAGCGAGCACGGCGATCCGTCCTTCGATCGCCAGCCGCTCGACGGCGGTCTTCAGGAAGCGCGCGAGCGCGGCGAGCTCCTGGTTGACCTCGATCCGCAGCGCCTGGAAGACGCGCGTCGCGGGATCGATCTCCCCGCGCCGGCCGGTCACCCCGGCCACGATCGAAGCGAGCCGGCGCGTGGTATCGATCGGCTCACGGGCGCGTTCCTCGACGATCCTCCGGGCGATCCTGTGGGCCATTCTTTCCTCCCCGTACTCGCGAAAGATCCGGCTCAGCTCCGCCGCGGACGCGTTCGCCACGACGTCGGCCGCGGTGGAGCCGCCGGGCCCCATGCGCATGTCGAGAGGACCGTCGCGGCGAAACGAGAACCCGCGGCGAGCCTCGTCGAGTTGCATCGAAGAAACTCCGAGATCGGCAAGAATCCCGCGCGGCCGCCCGCCGGAGGAGGCATCGAGCGCGTCGCCGAGATCGGCGAAGTTTCCGAGATGAAAATCCACGCGGCCGCCGAATCGAGCCAGCCTTTCCCGCGCGCGCTCCAGCGCCTCCGGGTCGCGATCGATCG
This portion of the Thermoanaerobaculia bacterium genome encodes:
- the rsmH gene encoding 16S rRNA (cytosine(1402)-N(4))-methyltransferase RsmH codes for the protein MGAPHVPVLLRETVEVLSPGPGLFVDATAGAGGHAEALLEADAGVRVLAIDRDPEALERARERLARFGGRVDFHLGNFADLGDALDASSGGRPRGILADLGVSSMQLDEARRGFSFRRDGPLDMRMGPGGSTAADVVANASAAELSRIFREYGEERMAHRIARRIVEERAREPIDTTRRLASIVAGVTGRRGEIDPATRVFQALRIEVNQELAALARFLKTAVERLAIEGRIAVLAYHSLEDREVKETFRRESAGCLCPPGMPVCVCGGRRVLRVVTRRPIRPSAAEVAANPRSRSARLRAAEKIGEAR